The window ACGGTTTTTTCCAAGCTCAACCTGGAGATGGCTACCTCTGATGAGATAATCAGAATTGCGCTCAAGATTAAACCGGAACAGATAACACTGGTGCCTGAAAAGAGAGAGGAGATTACGACAGAAGGGGGGCTTTCTGTGACGACTCAAGCGAGAGACCTTTCTGAAGTTGTGAAAAAGTTTATCGATAACGGTATATACGTAAGTCTTTTTATTGATCCGGACAAAGATCAAATCGCCGCTTCCAGAGATGCAGGAGCGCAATCAGTTGAACTGCATACAGGGAAGTATGCCAATGCAAGAGATGATAAGAAGAGGGAAGAACTGCTTGAAGAATTGGTTGAAGGGGTACGAATTGCTCAGAGTCTGGGGCTGGGTGTGAATGCCGGACATGGCTTGACATACAAAAACGTAGGACCGGTCGTTGAAAGATTGGATATTGAGGAACTTCACATCGGGCATAGTATTGTTTCACGGGCTATTTTTGTGGGTCTGAAAAAAGCGGTATGGGAAATGAAGGAACTTATTCATAAGCATTATCTGATAAAAGGGCTTTCTGAACAGAAAAGATCTTGTTGATTTACCTTGTTCCTGATGAACGGTCAAATTGTTCAGACCGATACAAGAGGAATGCTCATATCAGAATTTCCGGGCAGGTTGAGCAGACCTGCAGAGGCATGCAATAAGAGTATTTTTAAGAGGAGGTGGGAGCTTTTATGTTTACAGGATCAATCGTTGCTTTGGTAACGCCGTTTAATGATGGAATGGTGGATTATGAAAAACTTGCTGAGTTGGTAGAGTATCATATTGAAAATGGAACAAATGGGATATTGCCGTGCGGGACAACAGGAGAGTCCCCTACTTTGAGCTATGATGAGCATGAAAAGGTTATTTCAACGGTTGTGCAAAAGGCAAATGGGCGTATACCCGTTATAGCAGGGACAGGTTCTAATAATACGGACGAGGCATTAAAATTAACCGGATATGCAAAAAAGGAAGGTGCCGATGGGGCGCTTGTAATTACACCCTATTACAATAAACCAACCCAGGAGGGCCTTTACCGGCATTACAAAGCTATTGCGGACCAGGTTGATATACCCATAGTTATATACAACGTTCCTTCAAGAACAGGGGTATCGATATCTCCGGATACGGTTGCAAGACTCTGTGAAATGAAGAATATCGTTGCAATTAAGGAAGCAAGCGGAGATATCGATCAGGCGAGTCAGATTATCGCACTGTGTGATATAACCGTCTTGTCAGGTGACGACTCCTTGACGCTACCAATAATATCTGTGGGTGGTAAGGGTGTAATCTCAGTAGTGGCAAATATCCTGCCACGGGAGGTTTCAGAAATGGTTGCAGAAAGCCTGAAAAGTATAGATAAGAGTGTACAGGAGATGCACAAAAAACTCTTTCCGATCTGCAGGGCAATGTTTATTGAAACAAATCCGATTTCCGTAAAAACGGCCATGAAACTACTCGG is drawn from Candidatus Scalindua sp. and contains these coding sequences:
- a CDS encoding pyridoxine 5'-phosphate synthase, producing the protein MIKLGVNVDHVATIRQARMTYEPDPVLASGLADLGGADVITVHLREDLRHIQVRDIELLHKTVFSKLNLEMATSDEIIRIALKIKPEQITLVPEKREEITTEGGLSVTTQARDLSEVVKKFIDNGIYVSLFIDPDKDQIAASRDAGAQSVELHTGKYANARDDKKREELLEELVEGVRIAQSLGLGVNAGHGLTYKNVGPVVERLDIEELHIGHSIVSRAIFVGLKKAVWEMKELIHKHYLIKGLSEQKRSC
- the dapA gene encoding 4-hydroxy-tetrahydrodipicolinate synthase — protein: MFTGSIVALVTPFNDGMVDYEKLAELVEYHIENGTNGILPCGTTGESPTLSYDEHEKVISTVVQKANGRIPVIAGTGSNNTDEALKLTGYAKKEGADGALVITPYYNKPTQEGLYRHYKAIADQVDIPIVIYNVPSRTGVSISPDTVARLCEMKNIVAIKEASGDIDQASQIIALCDITVLSGDDSLTLPIISVGGKGVISVVANILPREVSEMVAESLKSIDKSVQEMHKKLFPICRAMFIETNPISVKTAMKLLGRLTGEMRLPLCEMNNENEEKLHNALRSFGLI